One window of the Solanum stenotomum isolate F172 chromosome 11, ASM1918654v1, whole genome shotgun sequence genome contains the following:
- the LOC125845230 gene encoding protein FLOWERING LOCUS T-like, with product MSSIRGRDTLELGGVISDVLDPFTRSISLSVVYNHREVINGTNLRPSQITNQPRVEIGGNGLSTFYTLIVVDPDAPSPSNPNLREYLHWLVTDIPATTGVTFGKEVICYESPRPSMGIHRIVFSLFRQLGRETVYAPNWRQNFNTRQFAELYNLGSPVAAVYFNSQRENGTGGRRCE from the exons ATGTCATCAATAAGAGGAAGAGACACTTTAGAACTTGGTGGTGTGATAAGTGATGTGTTGGATCCATTCACAAGGTCTATTAGCCTAAGTGTTGTTTACAACCATAGGGAAGTTATCAATGGCACTAATTTGAGGCCTTCACAAATTACTAATCAACCTAGGGTTGAGATTGGAGGAAATGGTCTTTCGACTTTTTACACTCTA ATTGTGGTGGATCCTGATGCTCCGAGTCCAAGCAACCCAAATTTGAGGGAGTACCTACATTG GTTGGTCACTGATATCCCAGCAACCACAGGAGTAACATTTG GGAAAGAAGTTATATGTTATGAGAGTCCAAGGCCTTCAATGGGAATCCATAGAATTGTTTTCTCTTTATTTCGTCAATTGGGCAGAGAAACTGTTTATGCACCAAATTGGCGTCAAAATTTCAATACAAGACAATTTGCTGAACTCTACAATCTTGGATCACCTGTTGCTGCTGTTTACTTCAATTCCCAAAGGGAAAATGGAACTGGTGGTCGTCGTTGCGAATAA